In a genomic window of Nothobranchius furzeri strain GRZ-AD chromosome 14, NfurGRZ-RIMD1, whole genome shotgun sequence:
- the LOC107389530 gene encoding uncharacterized protein: MAMLCAKNNVSFTFCDDFNKCVAEMFPDSAIARKYSAGKTKSTQLIKGAIVAELDDELARTCRSQPFSLMCDESNNRKTDKEFVILTRLYDEATLQVATKFMEMPICNVGNAENLYEKLSEALRKRGIPWENLIAFNSDNASVMKGRHNSISRLKTSQPHVQDLGCICHLAQLATGCTIKAAQVPVEDILVGIYTHFDKR; encoded by the exons ATGGCAATGCTGTGTGCCAAAAACAATGTTTCTTTCACCTTCTGTGACGACTTCAACAAGTGTGTAGCTGAGATGTTCCCGGACTCTGCTATTGCACGAAAATATTCTGCGGGAAAAACCAAATCTACGCAACTTATCAAAG GTGCCATAGTAGCAGAGCTAGATGATGAGTTGGCCAGAACATGCCGATCGCAGCCCTTTTCATTGATGTGTGACGAGTCGAACAACAGAAAAACGGACAAAGAATTCGTCATCCTGACCAGACTCTACGATGAGGCCACTCTGCAGGTCGCCACAAAATTCATGGAGATGCCCATATGCAATGTGGGAAATGCAGAAAATCTGTATGAAAAGCTGAGTGAAGCATTAAG AAAAAGAGGAATTCCATGGGAGAACCTGATAGCCTTTAACTCTGATAACGCCAGTGTCATGAAAGGCAGACACAACTCTATCAGCAGACTGAAGACCAGCCAGCCCCACGTCCAGGACCTTGGCTGCATCTGCCACCTAGCACAACTGGCCACTGGCTGTACCATCAAAGCAGCACAGGTACCAGTGGAAGACATCCTGGTTGGGATATACACCCACTTTGATAAAAGgtaa
- the LOC107389529 gene encoding SH3 domain-binding protein 4 isoform X2: MAAHRIRATSNSNSSLPRCKSEGTLIDLSEGVSEATLSDVKVPTPSALRLDATASFGAAREVVAIKDYCPSSFTTLKFSKGDHLFVLDSSGGEWWYAHNNTEMGYIPVTYVQPINFRDSSFSDSGMIDTVGDEEAAKEMDLLGEWTGVILKPTTLQNGNPFTNPFLSEDPQNSPDQNSNEKSVDLLLFDTFSSPGPNSTRTTSDNDYSSGVVNLNPLGPTEGVGQVLQRNNPFFRSKRSHSLSELSILHAQDGPQATTGFFGGLKAPAPEQFQSREDFRTAWLTHRKLARSCHDLDSLGQSPGWGQTQPVETNIVCRLDSSGGAVQLPDTTISIHIPDGHVAPGDTQQISMKALLDPPLELNSDRCTTVSPVVEIKLSNMETKTTITLEMKVSVVVKMESRQMTEVLCVRSDCKEGPYTPIPQAYMYEDTVQVCLDNLEPCMYVCVVAQARSIPPDSIVWEHVVKKITIGVYGPKHIHPTFKTVVALFCHDCAPKTLLVNEVGIQAGAAPPVVLQLWGKHQFVLSKPQDLHVGVYSNMATHEVKASEQARVVRGFQVKLGKVSRLVYIVSSRNTEDVSEFTLRVQVKDDHDCILAQFCVQTPTPPPKAGPKTSVQRRFLKRKEVGKIVLSPLAVATKYPVFQDRKVNNLKFGKLIKTVIRQTKNQYLLEYKKGDFVALLSEEKIKLKGQLWTKEWYIGYYQGKVGLVHAKNVLVIGNVKPIYFTGPDLTTSNLLEQILKPCKFLTYIYASVRTILMENIGNWRVFADALGYINLPLKHFCHSELDSEPERVASVLERLKEDCNNNESKEKKSFQKELLTVS; the protein is encoded by the exons ATGGCCGCCCATCGGATCAGAGCCACCAGCAACAGCAACAGTTCTCTGCCTCGCTGCAAATCAGAGGGGACGCTCATCGACCTGAGCGAAGGAGTGTCAGAAGCTACTCTCTCTGATGTCAAAG TGCCTACTCCCAGTGCCTTACGACTGGATGCCACTGCCTCCTTTGGTGCAGCTAGGGAAGTTGTTGCCATAAAGGACTATTGTCCATCCAGCTTCACTACTCTCAAGTTCTCTAAAGGAGACCACCTGTTTGTTCTTGATTCATCTGGAGGAGAATGGTGGTATGCCCACAACAACACAGAGATGGGTTACATCCCTGTGACTTATGTGCAGCCCATCAATTTCAGAGACTCGTCTTTCAGCGACAGTGGGATGATTGACACCGTGGGAGACGAAGAGGCAGCTAAAGAAATGGACCTGTTGGGAGAATGGACTGGAGTCATTCTGAAACCAACCACCCTCCAAAATGGAAATCCATTCACAAACCCATTTTTGAGTGAAGATCCTCAGAATTCTCCTGATCAAAACAGCAATGAAAAATCAGTTGACCTTCTTCTGTTTGATACATTCTCCTCACCTGGGCCCAACTCCACAAGAACCACTTCAGACAATGATTATAGCAGTGGTGTTGTTAACTTGAACCCTCTCGGTCCCACTGAGGGTGTGGGGCAGGTGTTACAAAGGAACAACCCATTTTTTAGAAGCAAACGTTCTCACAGTCTGTCTGAACTGTCCATTCTTCATGCTCAAGATGGCCCTCAGGCCACCACAGGTTTCTTTGGAGGTCTCAAAGCCCCAGCACCAGAACAGTTCCAGAGTAGAGAGGATTTTCGCACAGCATGGCTGACGCACCGTAAACTGGCCAGGTCTTGCCATGACCTTGATTCACTGGGTCAGAGCCCAGGTTGGGGTCAAACACAGCCTGTGGAGACCAACATTGTCTGTCGTTTGGACAGCTCAGGAGGTGCTGTTCAGCTTCCTGACACTACAATCAGTATCCATATACCTGATGGCCATGTGGCACCTGGGGACACGCAGCAGATCTCCATGAAAGCTCTGCTGGACCCACCACTAGAACTCAACAGTGATCGCTGTACCACTGTCAGTCCTGTGGTGGAGATTAAACTCAGCAACATGGAAACCAAAACAACTATCACCTTGGAGATGAAAgtgtctgttgtggtgaaaatgGAAAGTAGACAGATGACTGAAGTCCTATGTGTCAGGAGTGACTGTAAAGAAGGACCATACACTCCCATCCCACAGGCCTACATGTATGAAGACACTGTTCAGGTCTGCTTGGACAACCTTGaaccatgtatgtatgtgtgtgtagtggCACAAGCCCGGTCCATCCCTCCAGATTCCATAGTTTGGGAGCATGTGGTGAAAAAGATCACAATAGGAGTTTATGGTCCAAAACACATACACCCTACTTTCAAAACAGTTGTGGCTCTGTTTTGCCATGATTGTGCCCCAAAAACTCTTCTTGTGAATGAAGTTGGTATACAGGCTGGGGCAGCACCACCAGTGGTGTTACAGCTGTGGGGTAAACACCAGTTTGTACTGTCCAAACCACAAGACCTCCATGTCGGGGTTTACTCCAACATGGCTACTCACGAGGTAAAGGCCAGTGAACAGGCCAGAGTTGTCCGAGGCTTCCAGGTTAAACTAGGTAAGGTTAGCAGGCTGGTTTATATCGTTTCTTCCCGCAACACTGAAGATGTTTCTGAATTCACGTTAAGAGTCCAAGTCAAAGATGACCACGACTGTATACTGGCTCAGTTTTGTGTCCAGACACCAACACCACCACCTAAAGCAGGCCCAAAAACGTCGGTGCAAAGACGATTCCTCAAGAGGAAGGAAGTGGGGAAGATAGTTTTGTCTCCTTTGGCCGTTGCCACCAAGTACCCAGTTTTCCAAGACCGGAAAGTAAATAACTTAAAGTttggaaaattaattaaaactgTAATACGGCAAACCAAAAATCAGTACTTGTTAGAGTACAAAAAAGGAGACTTTGTAGCTCTTCTGAGTGAGGAGAAGATCAAGCTGAAGGGTCAGTTGTGGACTAAGGAATGGTACATTGGGTATTATCAGGGTAAAGTAGGGCTTGTTCATGCTAAGAATGTTCTAGTAATTGGCAACGTTAAGCCTATTTACTTCACCGGGCCTGACCTTACAACATCTAACTTATTAGAGCAGATACTGAAGCCCTGCAAGTTCCTCACATACATCTACGCCTCAGTAAGAACTATACTGATGGAAAACATTGGGAACTGGAGAGTGTTTGCGGATGCCCTTGGATACATCAACCTGCCTTTGAAGCATTTCTGCCACTCAGAGCTGGACAGTGAGCCAGAGAGGGTGGCGTCTGTTCTGGAGCGGCTGAAAGAGGACTGCAACAACAATGAGAGCAAAGAGAAGAAGTCCTTCCAGAAGGAACTCCTGACGGTGAGTTAG